CCGCCCGTGCCCGAAGCTCGCCTCCCGGAACGCCGAGGCCGCCGGCTGCGGGTCCGCGTACCTCCCCGCCAGCCCCTCCCGGTTCCCGCCGTCGCCGACCGTCAAGTACACCGGCGCGCAGGGGTCCTCCTCCCCGCCGTACACGCGCGCGAACCTCTCGTACGCGTGCACGTGCCCCGCGAACACGGCGtccacgcgcgcgccgcgcaGCAGCGCCTCCATGGCGCCGCGCATGGCGTCGCCCTCCCCGCGGTGCGCCTCGTTGCTGCTGTACCACGGCGCGTGCACCAGCGCCACCACGAACGCCGTTTCGCCGCGGTCCACCGCCGCCAGGTCGCGCCGGAGCCACTCGTGCTGCGCGCTGCCCGCGGCGTGGTCGGCGTAGGAGCCCAGCATGAGGACGTGcacggcgccgccggccgcgtcgAAGGAGTAGTAGAGGTTGTCGCCCGACGGCGTGGCCCCCGCGTCGTGCGGCATGCGCCACCGCGCGTTGTAGGCCTTGAAGGGCGCCGGCTCGACGACGGGGAGCTTCTCCACCTCGTGGTTGCCCTCGGTCACCATCCACGGCCGCGCGCTCGCCAGCGGCTCCACGAGGCGGCCGTACGAGTCCCACCGTGGCTGGACGAGGTCGGCGTACGACAGGTCGCCGGGGAGGAGGAGCACGTCGTagtcggcggcggcgatgtGCTTCAGCGTGGACTCCGTCCATTCCGTCTGGCCAAGGTCACCTGCACACATCGACGACGATGTCCATCAAAACACGCCATGGGCGCAGCTGGACCCGAACACGAGAATCCATGTAACTTACCGACGATGACGAACTTGAAGGggagggtggccggcggcgtCCGGAAGGAGAACTCGCGCGACGGGTTGGAGCTGCACCGGTAGTAGTAGGTCGTGCTAGGCTGCAGTGGGCCGATGACGGCGTCGTGGATGTTGCCGGATTTGTAGAGGACGTAGGAGTAGGTCGTCGTGTTCCCGGTTGCCGCCAGCGGGTACTGGCCTGACGTCGTGCCGTACTCGACGATCGCCGGCGCGGCGTCGTCGGTGATCCATGTCACCCTCATCTTGTCAGCTCCTACCATTGATATATGCACCTGAAATTTGCTACAAAAATTTATCAGCAGCGATCATTGCTTGATCAAATTTCTGCTGTACGTGTCTGCTGATGTTTAAGGAGCTGTAGGAAGAGAGACACAAATTTGCTTGAAACTTTTGTAATAACTCAAAACGTGGCAGTGGCAGCACCCTGTCTCCTAACTCTGTTGATGTGCCTTTCCATTTTTTTCTCAAGTACTAGGCAGGTCACAGTGATAATGACGAAACATGGCAAGAATACAACGTCACAGTCATAGTAAGATTGCTTTGCTAGCCATATCTAAAAATTTTTACTGCTGACTCCAAAGTCTGAAACAGATACATATACACCTGCATTTCCCTGCCTTTGCTTTTCAGTTCTTGCAGTGCTGTTTTCTTGTTCTGATAAATACTTATTGTTTACATCCAGAAATCTCATACACTGCGTGGCGTGTCATTGCTCTCTCGATTTGACCAGAAATATTAGTCCATCTACGTTTCTCCTAGTTTAAATTTTTAATCTTTTCGACTAGTGATATCTCAAATTTACATATACATATTTACAACACAAGATTGCTATTTACTAGAATTTTttgttgaaaatatttttgtaatatGAAACTCTTTCCATaaaaaatatttatatatatatatatattgctaATCAAAGTGTCATAGTGGAGACAGTGTTGATGTTCCATAGATGAAGCAGTAGTCTTCCAGTGCAAGTGTGAACGTCTCAAGCTAGTGCGGCTTTCACACTGTGCCCTGACATGACCACTGTCCAAGAAAATAGTACTGGCTCCTAGGTATACTTGCAATGATGGTATTCACACGCCCTCAAAGAAAAACTGATGGTATTCACACAAGCAATATCGAATTATACCAGGTATATGCAGATAATAATGCATGAAACATTGCTCCATGACGTTGTCTAGCTAGTTACTTGcaataaaaaaaagaaagacaaaAGGAAAAGATGAAGAGCACCGACCCGGATCAATCATGACCGCAGCATTATTAGCTCCGGCTTTCGATTAAGTGCCCCATCAGCAACACTAATAACCTAAAGTCACTTTTTTTTTCCAGGGCCCGTGATTAGAGGAACACCAAGCAGGGAACACGAAAGCACCCACCAAGGTCAGGGCGTGCCGACATCGTCAGAAGCGATAATTAAGCAAAAGGTTGGGACTTGAGGTGAGTAGTGGGAAACCAGGAAACCCCAGATCGTCAGATCGTGATGCTGAACAAATGGAACGCATCGTCAGGTCAAGCACCAAGTGTGAACCCAGACACATGCAATGCAACTCTATATATTCATCCATGTCCTCCTAGGTAATCCAACAAGTACTCTAGTATTTATCCTGAATGGGGCAGAGGATTTCTGGTTGGACTCCTGCACCcgcttcagagttcagacaacTTCTCGTGCTAGTTCAAGTTGGGTGGCCAGCAGAACCACCCAACGCATTCACCCCGTGCAGCGTGTAATCGCAAGGAACAAGCGGCGACTACTGATTGACGCAGAATCGCCGTGCGATCGATGCAGATTGCTAGGAACGCAGATCGACGTGGAGACTACTAGGAATTCAGAGCCTGGTCAGGTTTCGCTCGGCGAAATG
Above is a genomic segment from Panicum hallii strain FIL2 chromosome 8, PHallii_v3.1, whole genome shotgun sequence containing:
- the LOC112902704 gene encoding probable purple acid phosphatase 20; the encoded protein is MSTGRRRGGTAALALLAALSALPAACLAVTSPYVRPAPRATLPLHKGADDDADGQTPQQVHISMVGADKMRVTWITDDAAPAIVEYGTTSGQYPLAATGNTTTYSYVLYKSGNIHDAVIGPLQPSTTYYYRCSSNPSREFSFRTPPATLPFKFVIVGDLGQTEWTESTLKHIAAADYDVLLLPGDLSYADLVQPRWDSYGRLVEPLASARPWMVTEGNHEVEKLPVVEPAPFKAYNARWRMPHDAGATPSGDNLYYSFDAAGGAVHVLMLGSYADHAAGSAQHEWLRRDLAAVDRGETAFVVALVHAPWYSSNEAHRGEGDAMRGAMEALLRGARVDAVFAGHVHAYERFARVYGGEEDPCAPVYLTVGDGGNREGLAGRYADPQPAASAFREASFGHGRLEVVNATHALWAWHRNDDDEPVLADQVWITSLAANPACRRNNN